Proteins from one Clostridium cellulovorans 743B genomic window:
- a CDS encoding ABC transporter substrate-binding protein — MSKIIFKKTFLLSIIIINIIGIFSIVPTKATNTYTIRNTKKKDRLELIRERGVLWVCSSNDIPISFTDPKTNEFSGIDADILKEVAKRIGINKVEIKSVTPFSNLIDCLNTNADIDIIANGMYVTEDRKKEVLFTNIWYKESEAVLIPKVSRINSKEDLKNAVIGALEGTSFLELAENWKKDNLVKDVVIYNDQNTLLCAVNEGKINAAITNSIVSTYLLSKDSKLYLKILSPYEPETLGKIAAAVRKSDISLAKAINKEIDNMKKDKTLMEILDKYGLDESYFVPIKDSDAYATFYR; from the coding sequence ATGAGTAAAATTATTTTTAAGAAAACATTCCTTTTATCAATTATTATAATAAACATTATTGGAATATTTTCTATAGTACCTACAAAAGCAACTAATACCTATACTATAAGAAACACTAAGAAAAAAGATAGGTTAGAATTAATAAGGGAAAGAGGCGTACTGTGGGTATGTTCATCAAATGATATACCTATTTCTTTTACTGATCCAAAAACAAATGAATTCTCTGGAATAGATGCAGACATTCTTAAAGAAGTGGCGAAACGCATTGGAATCAATAAGGTTGAAATAAAGAGTGTAACTCCTTTCAGCAATCTAATAGACTGTTTAAATACTAATGCTGATATAGATATTATTGCTAATGGAATGTATGTTACAGAGGACCGTAAAAAAGAAGTCTTATTTACGAATATATGGTATAAGGAATCAGAAGCAGTTCTCATTCCTAAGGTTTCAAGGATTAATAGTAAAGAGGACTTAAAAAACGCAGTAATTGGTGCTTTAGAAGGAACATCCTTCTTGGAATTAGCTGAAAACTGGAAAAAAGATAATTTAGTCAAAGATGTTGTTATATATAATGATCAAAATACATTATTATGTGCAGTTAATGAGGGGAAAATTAATGCAGCTATAACTAATTCTATTGTTTCAACTTATCTATTATCAAAGGACAGTAAATTATATTTAAAGATATTATCTCCATACGAACCAGAAACTCTTGGAAAAATAGCAGCAGCTGTAAGAAAAAGTGATATTAGCTTAGCAAAAGCAATAAACAAAGAAATTGATAATATGAAAAAAGATAAAACCCTAATGGAGATTCTAGATAAATATGGACTTGATGAAAGTTATTTTGTTCCGATTAAAGACAGTGATGCTTATGCCACTTTCTATAGATAA
- a CDS encoding S8 family peptidase — translation MKKNNAFPEDILKNVNFFPYLVQYEGDIENTISSESGYYTTIINDMYAILEVPKEQIEPDIKNPFLSSIVYVKPTEMYTLQEISPLETYKSEISQLDLPLPLTGKGVTIAIIDTGIDYLSKEFMTATGETRIEAIWDQTIISSKEYQANVVPIGTVYSKEEINRALLAHSQGKDPYEIVPSKDEIGHGTKMAGIIGATGDNPALKGFAYECNYIIIKLLKDYAFEDRFHTEVPVFNTTHIIAALQFLYEYTLVNNNPLVVYFPLGTNFGNHKGYSLLDQFIDFISMSGRIVFVCGTGNQCGKGLHTSGIISEAGETGIIEIDVSPKQQDLWLEIWTALPNIMSLSITSPSGDNTDIIPVRLSKVMQYNYVFESTLIKIVYYLPEENTGDELIRIRLYNIQPGIWSIMLKANDILDGRYDAWLAQEGITVGGTKFTLGDDFGTITAPGGSTYTVTVAAYNQNNNTILQYSGRAFLSTYTDIIDIAAGGVNALTVAPNNETAIVNGTSVAAAIVAGVCALLFEWAIINGNDPYIHAQTIRTYLSRGTTKRKGDIYPNPQWGYGILDILQLFKYII, via the coding sequence ATGAAAAAAAATAATGCATTCCCAGAAGATATTTTAAAAAATGTAAACTTTTTTCCCTACCTAGTTCAATATGAAGGTGATATAGAAAATACAATTTCATCGGAATCAGGATATTATACAACAATCATCAATGATATGTATGCAATACTAGAAGTGCCAAAAGAGCAAATAGAACCTGATATTAAAAATCCATTTCTCTCCTCCATTGTATATGTTAAACCAACTGAAATGTATACTCTTCAAGAAATTTCACCACTAGAAACTTATAAATCTGAAATTTCACAATTAGACTTACCCCTGCCTTTAACTGGCAAAGGAGTTACTATAGCAATTATTGATACAGGTATTGATTACTTAAGCAAAGAATTTATGACAGCTACTGGTGAAACAAGAATCGAAGCTATTTGGGATCAAACAATAATTTCAAGTAAAGAATATCAAGCTAACGTTGTTCCCATTGGAACTGTGTATTCTAAAGAAGAAATCAATAGAGCTCTACTTGCTCATAGCCAAGGTAAAGATCCCTATGAAATTGTTCCTAGTAAAGATGAAATAGGACATGGAACAAAAATGGCAGGAATAATCGGTGCTACTGGAGATAATCCTGCTCTAAAGGGCTTTGCCTATGAATGTAATTATATAATCATAAAGCTACTAAAGGATTACGCCTTCGAAGATCGCTTTCATACAGAAGTTCCCGTTTTTAATACAACTCATATTATTGCAGCCTTGCAATTTTTATATGAATATACTTTAGTGAATAATAACCCTTTAGTTGTATATTTTCCACTTGGAACTAATTTTGGTAATCACAAAGGCTATAGTCTTTTAGACCAATTTATAGATTTTATTTCAATGAGTGGCCGTATAGTATTTGTTTGTGGAACAGGAAATCAATGCGGAAAAGGACTTCATACTTCAGGAATAATATCTGAAGCTGGTGAAACAGGTATTATTGAAATAGATGTGTCCCCAAAACAGCAGGATCTATGGCTTGAAATCTGGACAGCTTTACCAAATATAATGTCCTTATCAATAACATCCCCCTCAGGAGATAATACTGATATAATACCTGTTAGACTAAGTAAGGTTATGCAATATAATTATGTATTTGAAAGCACTTTAATAAAGATTGTATACTATCTGCCAGAAGAAAATACAGGTGATGAATTAATAAGAATTAGATTATATAATATTCAACCAGGTATTTGGAGCATAATGCTTAAAGCAAATGACATTTTAGATGGAAGATACGATGCTTGGCTTGCTCAAGAAGGAATTACCGTTGGTGGGACAAAATTTACTCTAGGTGATGATTTTGGAACAATTACTGCCCCCGGTGGATCAACTTATACTGTAACTGTTGCGGCATATAATCAAAATAATAATACTATACTACAATACTCCGGCAGAGCTTTCCTATCAACTTATACTGATATAATAGATATTGCTGCTGGAGGAGTAAATGCACTAACAGTAGCGCCTAATAATGAAACTGCAATTGTTAATGGAACTTCCGTCGCTGCTGCTATCGTTGCTGGAGTCTGTGCTTTGTTATTTGAATGGGCTATAATTAATGGTAATGACCCATATATACATGCACAAACTATTCGCACATATCTTTCAAGAGGAACAACTAAAAGAAAAGGTGATATATATCCTAATCCTCAATGGGGTTATGGAATCCTAGATATACTACAGTTATTTAAATACATTATATGA
- a CDS encoding S8 family peptidase, which produces MDNLNKCKLYYEDSPNYLVQFRGNFKKQIDKVSYACGDTITNSIGVISTPEQNLDTLLKDVPTITFIDPRYMYVLQDTSPTSVDNINAIKSNPYLSLTGKGVLVGMIDTGIDYLNEEFIRDDGTSRIISIWDQSIQDGQDTSVYIGDTYTNEQINNAITAYKNNGDPYKIVPSKDSIGHGTNVAGVIGARGVNPNFQGIAPDCDFVIVKLFESINFKNKLQKNSIEYTPTYNGAEVLAGIEYLKNFSIKAKKPMVIYLGVGTTEGGHDGNNLISKYISSLGSFQGIITVIGVGNEGASSGHTSGYIHNLEDISSVSLKIPRDIDFFSFNIWVRKPNVASLKIIPPSKETSDFIKAKSNKTTEIRFVLLDTKASVKYYSPEYFTGHEVINVVFEDIKQGIWKFELKGEYLTDGRYDIWLPPEKTLSKGIGFLNPDPFTTLTTPSTARKVVTVAYSGDNNTLIAASGEGFNSNNLINPDITTLGLNILTTKPGGDVTVSSGSSIATGIIAGACALLLQWGIIEGNDPTMYAAKVRSYLIHGADRSNLTLRYPNRKVGYGFFDLLNTFNTINKTYTEARSTNNDFIEYHINKVFIRINKHITRNLK; this is translated from the coding sequence TTGGATAATCTAAATAAGTGTAAGTTGTACTATGAAGATTCACCTAATTACTTAGTTCAATTTAGGGGAAATTTTAAAAAACAGATAGACAAGGTTTCCTATGCTTGTGGTGATACGATTACTAACAGCATTGGAGTTATATCAACCCCCGAACAAAATCTAGATACGCTTTTAAAAGATGTACCTACAATCACTTTTATTGACCCAAGATATATGTATGTATTACAAGATACTTCCCCTACAAGTGTAGATAATATAAATGCCATCAAAAGCAATCCTTACTTAAGCTTAACAGGTAAAGGCGTACTTGTTGGCATGATAGACACTGGGATTGATTATCTTAATGAAGAATTTATACGAGACGATGGTACCTCACGAATAATTAGTATCTGGGACCAATCGATTCAAGATGGGCAAGATACCTCCGTATACATTGGAGATACTTATACCAATGAACAAATCAATAATGCAATTACCGCTTATAAAAATAATGGAGATCCCTATAAAATAGTTCCATCAAAAGATTCTATTGGACATGGTACTAACGTGGCTGGGGTCATCGGTGCTCGAGGAGTTAACCCAAATTTTCAAGGAATTGCACCAGATTGTGATTTTGTTATAGTAAAATTATTTGAATCGATTAATTTTAAAAATAAACTACAGAAAAATTCAATTGAATATACGCCTACCTATAATGGTGCTGAAGTTTTAGCAGGAATAGAATATCTAAAAAATTTCTCTATTAAGGCAAAAAAACCTATGGTAATCTACTTAGGTGTCGGAACTACAGAAGGAGGCCATGATGGAAATAATTTAATTTCAAAATATATATCCTCCTTAGGAAGTTTTCAAGGTATAATCACCGTTATAGGCGTCGGCAATGAAGGTGCATCCAGTGGACATACTTCTGGATATATACACAATTTAGAAGATATCTCTTCCGTCAGTTTAAAGATACCTAGAGACATCGACTTTTTTTCTTTTAATATATGGGTTCGAAAACCAAATGTAGCATCACTAAAAATAATTCCACCTAGCAAAGAAACCTCTGATTTTATTAAAGCAAAATCCAATAAAACTACCGAAATTAGATTCGTACTTTTAGATACCAAAGCTAGTGTAAAATACTACTCTCCAGAATACTTTACAGGCCATGAAGTAATAAATGTTGTTTTTGAAGACATAAAACAAGGAATATGGAAATTTGAATTAAAAGGAGAATATCTTACTGATGGAAGATATGATATCTGGCTTCCGCCAGAAAAAACACTCTCTAAAGGCATAGGTTTTCTTAATCCTGATCCTTTTACTACTCTTACAACACCAAGTACAGCTAGAAAAGTTGTTACAGTAGCTTACTCAGGAGATAATAATACTTTAATCGCTGCCTCCGGTGAAGGTTTTAATAGTAACAACTTAATTAATCCCGATATAACTACTCTTGGATTAAATATCCTAACAACAAAACCAGGTGGCGACGTTACTGTCAGTTCAGGTAGTTCTATTGCAACAGGCATAATTGCGGGAGCTTGTGCCCTTCTATTACAATGGGGAATAATAGAAGGTAATGACCCAACAATGTATGCTGCAAAGGTTAGAAGTTATCTAATTCACGGTGCAGATAGAAGTAATCTCACCTTAAGATATCCTAATAGAAAGGTCGGTTACGGTTTTTTCGATTTATTAAATACCTTTAATACTATAAATAAAACTTATACTGAAGCAAGAAGTACAAACAATGATTTTATTGAATATCATATTAACAAAGTATTCATCAGAATCAACAAGCATATTACGAGGAATTTGAAATGA
- a CDS encoding S8 family peptidase, with translation MKGSINSNKILHDINYDNYIVQYRGDIESEISGYQDSYVIIINDKYAIVSVKKDVEINLDKTSYFRTIEYVNPPAMFTLQNISPIEASKVSAVQLGTPLNLTGKGVNVAIIDTGIDYLSEEFLDLNGKTRIDCIWDQTIISSEQSENNPVPFGTLYTRDKINDAITASKEGKSPYEIVPSKDEIGHGTNMAGIIGAAGKNPKLKGVAPECNFVVVKLIEALSYKAEFDDITVPVFNISSIFTALQFLYEYYQSNYTPLVIYLPLGSPLGNHDGNGLLEQFIDSLLTNNGIALVTGTGNERNTGGHTSGFLAEIGTVNVPAAGNIELEVAPEQKHLWIEVWCDYPNVVLVEIVSPSGESTNAIPITLNRTNTYIFSFEKTIVKVNYYIPEENTGDELIRLRFSKLQPGLWKIRLNASYVLNGRYNAWMSQKGIAANGTRFTFADPFGTVTNPANSIYPIVVAAYNQNNNTVVDYSGTTSLTAIIDRIDVAAGGVNALTVAPNNTTSVVNGTSVSAAIVAGISALIFNWGIINGIEKYMFCQTLRAYLEKGVVTRSGDVSPNPYWGYGFLNIPKLFENIT, from the coding sequence ATGAAAGGCAGTATAAATTCAAATAAAATCTTACATGACATAAATTATGATAATTATATTGTTCAATACAGAGGAGATATTGAATCAGAAATATCTGGATACCAAGACTCCTATGTAATAATAATTAATGATAAATACGCTATAGTATCAGTAAAAAAAGATGTAGAAATCAACCTAGATAAAACTTCCTATTTTAGGACTATTGAATATGTTAATCCCCCCGCAATGTTTACCCTACAAAATATCTCGCCAATTGAAGCATCCAAAGTTAGTGCTGTACAACTGGGCACTCCACTAAACTTAACAGGGAAAGGTGTTAATGTGGCGATTATTGATACAGGTATTGATTATCTAAGTGAAGAGTTTTTAGACTTAAATGGTAAAACTCGAATTGATTGTATTTGGGACCAAACAATAATTTCTTCTGAACAATCAGAAAACAATCCTGTTCCCTTTGGCACTTTATATACAAGAGATAAAATAAACGATGCTATAACAGCTTCTAAAGAAGGAAAGTCTCCCTACGAAATAGTACCAAGTAAAGATGAAATTGGTCATGGAACAAACATGGCCGGAATAATTGGCGCAGCAGGAAAAAATCCTAAGCTTAAAGGAGTTGCTCCTGAATGTAACTTTGTAGTAGTTAAGTTAATAGAAGCTCTTTCCTATAAAGCCGAATTTGATGATATTACTGTACCAGTTTTCAATATATCTTCAATTTTTACAGCCTTGCAATTTTTATATGAATATTACCAAAGCAATTATACTCCACTGGTTATATATTTGCCACTTGGGAGCCCCTTAGGAAACCATGACGGAAACGGTTTATTAGAACAGTTTATAGACTCACTTCTTACTAATAACGGTATAGCATTAGTTACTGGAACTGGCAATGAAAGAAATACAGGGGGACATACTTCTGGATTCTTAGCTGAAATAGGTACAGTTAACGTTCCCGCTGCTGGTAATATTGAATTAGAAGTAGCTCCTGAACAAAAGCATTTGTGGATTGAAGTATGGTGCGATTACCCTAATGTAGTACTTGTAGAGATAGTATCTCCTTCTGGCGAATCTACTAATGCAATACCTATTACCTTAAATCGCACTAACACCTATATCTTCTCCTTTGAGAAAACAATCGTTAAAGTTAATTATTATATTCCAGAAGAAAACACTGGCGATGAATTAATACGCCTTAGATTTTCTAAGTTACAGCCTGGCCTCTGGAAGATTAGATTAAATGCATCTTATGTTTTAAACGGAAGATATAATGCTTGGATGTCCCAAAAAGGAATAGCTGCTAATGGTACAAGATTTACTTTCGCAGATCCCTTTGGAACAGTAACTAATCCTGCTAATTCAATATATCCAATAGTTGTGGCAGCTTATAATCAAAATAATAATACTGTTGTTGATTATTCAGGAACAACCTCTTTAACTGCAATAATTGATAGGATAGATGTAGCAGCAGGAGGTGTAAATGCATTAACAGTAGCTCCTAACAACACAACTTCAGTTGTAAATGGTACTAGCGTATCAGCGGCTATAGTTGCTGGAATTTCTGCTCTGATATTCAACTGGGGAATTATTAATGGAATTGAAAAATATATGTTTTGCCAAACACTTAGAGCATATCTTGAAAAAGGCGTAGTTACAAGAAGTGGAGATGTTTCACCTAATCCCTATTGGGGATATGGTTTTTTAAACATACCTAAACTTTTTGAAAATATCACTTAA
- a CDS encoding S8 family peptidase, producing the protein MENQKKCDLYYKNSPNYLVKCRRNFKEEIDKLSYACGDIITDDIGVVSTSPQYLNKLLKDVPSITYINPRKKYVLQDISPSEVDSIYTVKLNPYLNLTGNGVLVGMIDTGIDYLNAEFIRDDDTSRILTIWDQTIESEPKESLYVGRSYSNEEINNAISAYKNKEDPYKIVPSKDEVGHGTEMAGIIGAQGINKAVQGVAPNCEFVIVKLLESINFKNELLENDIEYTPIYNDSEILAALNYLKNFSLKEGKPMVIYIGVGTTEGSHDGLSLLSRYITSIGTINGIALVAGVGNEGASKGHTSGNIKTVNDTASIELKIPKEIKKLSFNIWIFKPNKMSLNVISPNGEQSNFIRAKHDKEESFVYFSYQTQVNIKYSIPEYFTGHEVINVTFNNIKVGIWTLLLRGDYITNGKYHIWLPPHQTLPPNTEFLKPDPYITLTIPATTRNISPVAYCGINNNLLPTSGKGFNSNDVSISPGIATVGENVLTTTVSGGVKTVSGSSVATAIVTGVSALLLQWGIVDGNNKVMYSIKIAVYLIYGARRNGFLASYPNKDIGYGFLDLVGTFNLISTSYRINLTLDNNLTQCYHEKLFIRIPKEIMEDLK; encoded by the coding sequence GTGGAAAATCAAAAAAAATGTGATTTATATTATAAAAACTCGCCTAACTATTTAGTTAAATGTAGAAGAAATTTTAAAGAAGAAATAGATAAACTATCCTATGCTTGTGGAGATATAATTACTGATGACATTGGAGTAGTATCTACTTCCCCACAATATTTGAATAAACTATTAAAAGATGTACCTTCAATTACCTATATTAATCCTAGAAAAAAGTATGTGCTCCAGGATATTTCACCCTCAGAGGTTGATAGTATATATACTGTAAAATTGAATCCTTACCTAAACTTAACAGGAAACGGCGTATTAGTTGGTATGATTGATACTGGAATAGATTATTTAAATGCAGAATTTATAAGAGATGATGATACCTCAAGGATACTCACTATATGGGATCAAACCATTGAAAGTGAACCTAAAGAATCTCTATATGTAGGGAGAAGTTATTCAAATGAGGAAATTAATAACGCAATTTCAGCTTATAAAAACAAGGAAGATCCTTATAAAATTGTGCCATCAAAGGATGAAGTTGGTCATGGCACTGAAATGGCTGGAATTATAGGAGCACAAGGCATTAATAAAGCTGTACAGGGAGTTGCTCCAAATTGCGAATTTGTAATAGTAAAACTTTTAGAATCAATTAATTTTAAAAATGAACTACTAGAAAATGATATTGAATATACACCTATCTATAATGATTCTGAAATTTTAGCAGCACTAAATTATTTAAAAAATTTTTCTCTAAAAGAAGGCAAACCAATGGTCATATATATAGGTGTCGGCACTACAGAAGGAAGCCATGATGGCCTTAGCTTACTCTCAAGATATATTACCTCTATAGGTACTATCAATGGCATTGCCTTAGTAGCAGGTGTTGGAAATGAAGGTGCCTCAAAAGGTCATACTTCAGGAAATATAAAAACAGTAAATGACACTGCTTCAATAGAATTAAAGATACCAAAGGAAATTAAAAAGCTTTCTTTTAATATATGGATTTTTAAACCTAATAAAATGTCTTTAAATGTTATTTCACCAAACGGAGAACAGTCTAATTTTATTAGAGCCAAGCATGACAAAGAGGAATCCTTTGTTTATTTTTCTTACCAAACCCAAGTTAATATAAAATATAGCATACCAGAATATTTTACAGGGCATGAAGTTATAAATGTCACCTTTAATAATATAAAAGTAGGAATATGGACACTTTTGTTAAGAGGGGACTATATAACTAACGGTAAGTATCATATATGGCTTCCTCCGCACCAAACTCTACCCCCTAATACTGAATTTCTTAAACCTGACCCATATATTACACTAACAATACCAGCTACCACTAGAAATATATCTCCAGTAGCTTATTGTGGAATTAACAACAATTTACTTCCCACCTCTGGAAAAGGATTTAACTCCAATGATGTATCCATTAGTCCTGGTATTGCCACTGTTGGAGAAAATGTTCTAACAACTACAGTCTCAGGTGGAGTAAAAACTGTTTCAGGCTCTTCAGTTGCTACTGCAATAGTGACAGGAGTCTCTGCACTTTTACTACAGTGGGGAATTGTCGATGGTAATAATAAAGTTATGTATTCGATAAAAATCGCTGTATATTTGATATACGGTGCTAGAAGAAATGGCTTTCTTGCAAGCTATCCAAATAAAGATATCGGCTATGGATTTTTAGACTTAGTAGGCACCTTCAATCTTATTAGTACAAGTTATAGAATAAATTTAACTTTAGATAATAATCTGACTCAATGCTATCACGAAAAATTATTCATAAGGATTCCAAAAGAAATTATGGAGGATCTTAAATGA
- a CDS encoding ABC transporter substrate-binding protein, whose protein sequence is MFEDVLKKTLIFILIGTFAQIFIIHQTKTINAENLSAGDTNDRLALIKERGVINVLSSNDPPIAYIDPVTKEFTGVDGEIIHEIARRLGIKKVKMEEVPFENLLTELNTNDNADMAASSIYVNEERKKQVLFTNIIYKESEAIVTPRVSKFTFKEDLKNATLGVQLGTVYSELVQKWYQENLIKAVKYYNTQNELLKAVNTGKVDACMTDSIVSSYLLSTDTGLYLKPMDGYKPELAGLTAIALKKSDVALANEINKKIDEMKKDRTLMSILSKYGMGTNNFVSVEDGHIYNNTSKRNLKYQLLEKERINQ, encoded by the coding sequence ATGTTCGAAGATGTTTTAAAAAAAACATTAATCTTTATTCTTATTGGTACTTTTGCTCAGATATTTATTATTCATCAGACCAAAACTATTAATGCAGAAAATCTATCTGCTGGTGATACAAATGATAGATTAGCATTAATAAAGGAAAGAGGAGTAATAAATGTTCTTTCATCAAACGATCCTCCAATTGCTTACATAGATCCTGTAACAAAGGAATTTACTGGCGTTGACGGAGAAATCATCCATGAAATTGCAAGGCGTCTAGGTATTAAAAAAGTTAAAATGGAAGAAGTTCCTTTTGAAAATTTATTAACCGAATTAAATACTAATGATAATGCAGACATGGCAGCAAGTTCTATCTATGTTAATGAAGAACGAAAAAAACAAGTATTGTTTACAAACATAATATATAAAGAGTCAGAGGCTATTGTTACACCAAGAGTCTCAAAATTTACTTTTAAAGAAGATTTGAAAAATGCAACATTAGGAGTACAACTTGGAACTGTATACTCAGAATTAGTCCAAAAATGGTATCAAGAAAACTTAATAAAAGCTGTAAAATATTACAATACCCAAAATGAATTATTAAAAGCAGTAAATACAGGAAAAGTAGATGCATGTATGACTGATTCTATTGTTTCATCATATTTATTATCAACAGATACAGGTCTTTATTTAAAGCCAATGGATGGATATAAACCTGAACTTGCTGGCCTGACTGCAATAGCGCTAAAAAAAAGTGATGTAGCCTTAGCAAATGAAATAAATAAGAAAATTGATGAAATGAAAAAAGATAGAACACTGATGTCTATCCTTAGTAAATATGGCATGGGAACAAATAACTTTGTTTCAGTTGAAGATGGTCATATATACAATAATACATCAAAGAGAAATCTTAAATATCAATTGTTAGAAAAAGAACGAATAAATCAGTAA
- a CDS encoding galactose ABC transporter substrate-binding protein has protein sequence MKIIPQKLILIITLIIFLVTSYDSTIANANFNPPPGRPLNVGVLLYNESDLFISLIKKNLENIQRNNEDKLNFIFFDGKGNTTITHELAIQLSQGYYDLLLMNLMTPSPENTEQIISSLKSRNIPFVLFISEVSEKLIFNYKKAAIVGFSLINPGATQGQILVDAWNTDKNSIDKNKDNKLQYIMLKGDPTLIVTTARTNAALETITNAGIKIDELASINIYWDKELAKTTMASLFLRYGNSIEAIISNNDAMAIGAIKALQKFGYNKGNKDKSIAVVGFDAIPEAQELIKKGIMLGSVLNDAKTFAEMLYNVGVNLTLGKSPIEGTQYKLNPTGTIIIPHEKFLK, from the coding sequence ATGAAAATTATACCCCAAAAACTTATTCTTATAATCACTCTAATAATTTTTCTAGTAACCTCTTATGACTCAACAATAGCAAATGCCAACTTTAATCCTCCACCAGGTAGACCACTTAATGTAGGAGTATTACTATATAACGAAAGCGATTTATTTATATCTCTGATAAAGAAAAATTTAGAAAATATTCAAAGAAATAATGAAGATAAACTAAATTTCATTTTCTTTGATGGAAAAGGAAATACAACTATAACTCATGAACTTGCTATTCAATTATCTCAAGGTTATTATGATCTTTTATTAATGAACCTAATGACACCTTCACCTGAAAATACAGAACAAATTATTTCTAGCTTAAAAAGTAGAAATATTCCTTTTGTCCTATTCATTTCAGAAGTAAGCGAAAAGTTAATCTTTAATTATAAAAAAGCTGCTATTGTAGGCTTCTCTCTAATAAATCCTGGTGCTACTCAAGGACAAATCCTTGTTGATGCTTGGAATACTGATAAAAATTCTATAGACAAAAATAAAGATAATAAATTGCAATATATTATGTTAAAAGGCGATCCAACCCTTATAGTAACTACCGCCAGAACAAATGCAGCCTTAGAGACAATTACTAATGCAGGAATTAAAATAGATGAACTTGCTTCAATAAACATTTATTGGGATAAAGAATTAGCAAAAACCACAATGGCATCATTATTTTTACGTTATGGAAATAGTATTGAAGCAATTATTTCAAACAACGACGCTATGGCAATAGGTGCTATCAAAGCCCTTCAAAAATTTGGCTATAATAAAGGAAATAAAGACAAATCCATTGCTGTTGTAGGTTTTGATGCAATACCTGAAGCTCAGGAATTAATAAAAAAAGGAATAATGCTTGGTTCAGTTTTAAATGACGCTAAAACTTTTGCAGAAATGCTTTATAACGTTGGAGTAAATTTAACTTTAGGTAAAAGCCCTATTGAAGGTACTCAATATAAGCTTAATCCAACTGGAACTATTATCATACCACATGAAAAATTTTTAAAATAA